One stretch of Streptomyces sp. 135 DNA includes these proteins:
- a CDS encoding cytochrome P450: MTDNPARIALDPFVTDLDGESARLLAAGPLVEAELPGGVPVWAVTHHAEARQLLTDRRLVKDIEVWGAWRRGEIPADWPLIGLANPGRSMLTVDGEEHRRLRSLVAQALTPRRVERMRERITELTDGLLDRLAVSDAEEVDLKAAFAYPLPMYVISDLMGIDEADHPRLKVLFEKFFSTQTPPEEVVATLGELAAMMSRTVAARRAEPGDDLTSALIAASEDGDRLTDEEIVSTLQLMVAAGHETTISLIVNAVVNLSTHPEQLALVRAGQVGWDAVVEETLRHSTPTSHVLIRFAAEDVPVGDKVIPAGDALIVSYGAIGRDEKAHGPTAAEFDVTRASATRHISFGHGPHVCPGAALSRLEAGVALPALYERFPDLTLAVPRSELRNKPVVTQNDLYELPVRLRSESHPADTEGLPVP, from the coding sequence GTGACCGACAACCCCGCCAGAATCGCCCTGGACCCGTTCGTCACCGACCTGGACGGTGAGAGCGCCCGGCTGCTCGCGGCGGGACCGCTCGTCGAGGCGGAGCTGCCGGGAGGTGTGCCGGTGTGGGCGGTCACGCACCACGCGGAGGCCCGGCAACTCCTCACCGACAGGCGGCTGGTGAAGGACATCGAGGTCTGGGGCGCCTGGCGGCGCGGCGAGATACCCGCCGACTGGCCGCTGATCGGCCTCGCCAACCCGGGCCGTTCCATGCTGACGGTCGACGGCGAGGAGCACCGCCGGCTGCGGTCGCTGGTCGCGCAGGCGCTGACGCCGCGCCGCGTGGAGCGCATGCGGGAGCGCATCACGGAGCTGACGGACGGCCTGCTGGACAGACTTGCCGTCTCGGACGCCGAAGAGGTCGACCTGAAGGCCGCGTTCGCCTATCCCCTGCCCATGTACGTCATCAGCGACCTGATGGGCATCGACGAGGCCGACCACCCGCGGCTGAAGGTCCTGTTCGAGAAGTTCTTCTCCACGCAGACGCCGCCGGAGGAGGTCGTGGCGACGCTCGGCGAGCTGGCCGCGATGATGTCCAGGACCGTGGCGGCCCGCCGCGCGGAGCCGGGCGACGACCTGACCAGCGCGCTGATCGCGGCCTCCGAGGACGGCGACCGCCTCACCGACGAGGAGATCGTCTCCACGCTCCAGCTGATGGTCGCGGCGGGCCACGAGACGACGATCTCCCTCATCGTCAACGCCGTCGTCAACCTCTCCACGCACCCCGAGCAGCTCGCACTCGTCCGCGCGGGGCAGGTCGGCTGGGACGCGGTGGTGGAGGAGACGCTGCGCCACTCGACGCCGACCTCGCACGTCCTGATCCGCTTCGCCGCCGAGGACGTACCCGTCGGCGACAAGGTGATCCCCGCCGGGGACGCGCTGATCGTCTCGTACGGCGCGATCGGCCGGGACGAGAAGGCCCACGGCCCCACGGCGGCCGAGTTCGACGTCACCCGCGCGTCCGCCACCCGCCACATCTCCTTCGGCCACGGCCCGCACGTCTGCCCCGGAGCGGCGCTCTCGCGCCTGGAGGCGGGCGTGGCGCTCCCGGCCCTGTACGAACGCTTCCCCGACCTGACCCTGGCGGTCCCGCGCTCGGAGCTGCGCAACAAGCCGGTGGTGACCCAGAACGACCTGTACGAGCTGCCGGTGCGGCTGAGAAGCGAATCTCACCCGGCGGACACCGAGGGACTCCCCGTGCCCTGA
- the serC gene encoding phosphoserine transaminase has product MAEIRIPADMKPADGRFGAGPSKVRTEALDALAATGTSLLGTSHRQAPVKNLVGRVREGVKDLFSLPEGYEVILGNGGSTAFWDVATHGLIENKSQHLSFGEFSSKFAKAAKLAPWLAEPSVITSDPGTHPDPAAEAGVDVYAFTHNETSTGVAAPIKRVAGADEGSLVLVDATSGAGGLPVDIAETDVYYFAPQKSFASDGGLWIGVFSPAAIERAERIHASGRHVPEFFSLPTAIDNSRKNQTYNTPALATLFLLGEQLEWMNSQGGLRFTTGRTAESSRTLYGWAEESKYATPFVTDPAKRSQVIGTIDFADEIDAAAVAKALRANGIVDTEPYRKLGRNQLRVAMFPAIDPADVAALTQCVDYVIEKL; this is encoded by the coding sequence GTGGCTGAGATCCGGATTCCCGCTGACATGAAGCCCGCCGACGGACGTTTCGGCGCGGGCCCCTCCAAGGTGCGGACGGAGGCGCTGGACGCCCTGGCCGCCACCGGCACCTCCCTGCTCGGCACGTCCCACCGCCAGGCCCCGGTCAAGAACCTCGTGGGCCGGGTGCGTGAGGGCGTCAAGGACCTCTTCTCCCTCCCCGAGGGGTACGAGGTCATCCTGGGCAACGGCGGCTCGACCGCCTTCTGGGACGTGGCGACGCACGGACTGATCGAGAACAAGTCGCAGCACCTGAGCTTCGGCGAGTTCTCCTCCAAGTTCGCGAAGGCGGCGAAGCTCGCCCCGTGGCTGGCCGAGCCGTCCGTGATCACGAGCGACCCGGGCACGCACCCGGACCCCGCCGCGGAGGCGGGCGTCGACGTGTACGCCTTCACGCACAACGAGACGTCGACCGGCGTCGCGGCGCCCATCAAGCGCGTCGCGGGCGCCGACGAGGGCTCCCTGGTCCTGGTGGACGCCACGTCCGGCGCGGGCGGCCTGCCGGTCGACATCGCCGAGACGGACGTCTACTACTTCGCCCCGCAGAAGTCGTTCGCCTCGGACGGCGGCCTGTGGATCGGGGTGTTCTCCCCGGCGGCGATCGAGCGCGCCGAGCGGATCCACGCGTCCGGTCGGCACGTACCGGAGTTCTTCAGCCTGCCGACGGCGATCGACAACTCCCGCAAGAACCAGACGTACAACACCCCGGCGCTCGCGACGCTCTTCCTGCTCGGTGAGCAGCTGGAGTGGATGAACTCCCAGGGCGGCCTGCGGTTCACCACCGGCCGCACCGCCGAGTCCTCCCGCACGCTGTACGGCTGGGCGGAGGAGTCCAAGTACGCGACGCCGTTCGTCACGGACCCGGCCAAGCGTTCGCAGGTCATCGGCACGATCGACTTCGCGGACGAGATCGACGCGGCGGCGGTGGCGAAGGCGCTGCGTGCGAACGGCATCGTGGACACGGAGCCGTACCGGAAGCTGGGGCGGAATCAGTTGCGGGTTGCGATGTTCCCGGCGATCGACCCGGCGGATGTCGCTGCGCTGACCCAGTGCGTTGATTACGTGATCGAGAAGCTGTAG